A window of Streptomyces broussonetiae genomic DNA:
GGAACCGGCCCAGGCCCGCGCGTTTCGCCTGCTGGGCCTGGCCGACGGCCCGGACATCTCCCTGGCCGCGGCGGCGGCGGCCCTGGACCTCGCGGCGGAGGACACGGAGGACCTCCTGGAGTCCCTGGTGGACACGTCCCTGCTGGAGTCCGCCGCCCCCGGCCGCTACCGCTTCCACGACCTGGTCCGGCTCTACGCGCGCGCATGCGCGGAACGCGACGAACAGCCGCCGAGCGAGCGCGAGGCCGCGATGTCGCGGCTGCTGGACTTCTACCTGGCCACGGCGGCACAGGTGTACGCGATCGAGCGCCCGGGCGACCGGCTCGTCGACCACATGGAGCCGACCGAGTATCCGGGGCTGCGGTTCGAGGAGCGGCACCTGGCTCAGGACTGGCTGTACGCGGAGGCGATCTGCCTGCTCGCCTGCGTGCGCCAGAACGCGGCCGGCCCCGCGACCCTGGCCAGGGCCATCGACCTGCTGTGGGCAGCGCACGACCTGTCGGAATCGGGGGCCAACTCCAGGGAGTACGAGGCCACGGCGAACGCGCTGCTGGACGCCGCCCGGTCGATGGGGCTCGCACGCGCCGAGGCCAGGGCCCTCACGACTCTGGTCAACGTGCACCACGTGGGCGGCCGGTTCGAGCTGGCCGACCAGGAGGCGGAGCGCGCGACACTCCTCGCGCAGGAGGCCGGCGACCTGCCGCCCGTCTGCTGGACCCGCAACGCCCGGGGCATCATCGCGCTCTACCAGAACCGTCACGAGGACGGCGAGGAACACCTCTCACAGGCCATCGAGCACTTCCGCATCCTGGGCGACCGCCCCGGCGAGGCCAGCGCCCTGTGCAACCTCTCGCGCATCCATCTGGCCACCGGCCGCACGACGAGCGCCGTCGCACTCGCACAGCAGGGCATCGAGATCTACGACGCCATGGGCAACTCCATGCGCGGCGCCAACGCCCGCTACGCGCTGGGGCTCGCGCTCACCCAGAGCGGCGAACTGCGGTCCGCGACCGACCGGCTCCAGGAAGCCCTCGGCGTGTTCCGCGACAGCCGGCAGCGCCTGTGGGAAGGCATGAGCCTGTTCCGCCTGGCCGAGGTGGATCTCGTGGCCGGACACCCGGCGCAGGCGGCCGCCAACGCCGAGATGGCGCTCACCGTGCTGCGCGGCATCGGCGGGGAGTGGCGTCGGGGCAACGTCCTGACGGTCCTGGGTCGTGCGCTGGCGGGCATCGGGCAGCACGGCCGCGCCCAGGTCTGCTGGCAGGAAGCCGTGCGCGTCTACGACGAGTTGGGCTCGCCCGAAGCCGCGGACGTACGCGCGCTGCTGCACCCCGCCCAGGCGGCCTGACCCTGGGCGGCACGTTCATCATTCGTTTATCGCCCCGCGTCATCCTCGAAGCAGTCGATCCGCCGCGTCGGGGGGCAGGCGGGTCACTGGAGAGGCCCTCGCACTGACGAACTAGGGTGAGCGGCCCGGCTGATCCGTCCGGTCACGCCCGGGGGAGTGACCGGACGGATCAGCCGATCCAGCTACTCGCACCGTCTCAAGGAGAGTTGACGCACATGAGTGACGAGGTCAAGCCTCAGGACCTGCACGCCACCGGCACGAAGGACGCGGCGGTGAAGCCCGACGACCTGCACGCCACGGACGCGAAGGCGTCGCCCCAGGACCTGCACGCCACCGACGAGCCCGTCGAGACCATGGACCTGCACGCCACGTCGGAGCCCTTCACGCCGACCAAGTCCTGACCCTTCGCACACGGGGGAACCGGCCGCGACGGCGCCGAGGGGGAGCCGTCGCGGCCGTGGTGTGTCCGGTGCCGCCGTCGCGGCCACGGCGGCCGGTCACCCGGCCCGCAACACCCCTTTCACCACCTTCCCGCCGGCATTGCGCGGCAGCTCCCGCACGAACTCCACCGTCCTCGGCACCTTGTAGTTCGCCATCTCGCGGCGGGACCAGGCGATCAGGTCGTCCTCCGTCAGTACCGAACCCGGTCTGCGGACCACGAAGGCCCTGCCGACCTCGCCCAGGCGGGGGTCCGGGACGCCGATCACGGCCACTTCGCGGACGTCCGGGTGGAGGCCCAGCAGCTGCTCTATCTCCGCCGGGTAGGCGTTGAAGCCGCCGACGATGAACATGTCCTTGATGCGGTCCGTGATGCGCAGGTTGCCCGCCTCGTCCAGGACGCCCACGTCGCCCGTGCGCAGCCAGCCGTCCGCCGAGACCGCCTCGGAGGTGGCCCTGGGGTCGTCGTAGTAGCCGCGCATGACGTGGAAGCCGCGGACCAGTACCTCGCCCGGCACACCCGGCGGCAACAAGGTGCCCGTCGCATCCTGCACCCTCACCTCCGTCCCCGGGATCGCCCGGCCGGAGGTGGACGCGATGACCGACGGGGCATCCGCGCGCCGGCACATCGTGACGACCCCGCTCGCCTCCGACAGGCCGTACGCCGTGAGGACCGTCTCCACGCCCAGTTCCCCGCGCAGGCGTTCCACCAGGCGCAGCGGCACGACCGCCGCCCCCGTCACCACCAGGCGCAGCGCCGACAGGTCGTGACTGTCGCGGGCCGGGTGGTCCAGGAGCTGCTGGTGCAGGGTCGGCGGACCCGGCAGCACCGACACCCGCTCCGCCGCGATGTTCGCGAGCGCCGTCTCCACGTTGAACACCGGCTGCGGGATCATCGCCGCGCCGCGCATCAGGCAGGCGATCACCCCGGCCTTGTAGCCGAAGGTGTGGAAGAAGGGGTTGACGATCAAGTAGCGGTCCGTCGGCCGCAGGCCTGCCAGGTCCGACCAGATCTCGTACGCCCGCAGCGTCTGCTCGTGCGTGATCATCGCGCCCTTGGGGCGGCCGGTCGTCCCCGACGTGTAGATGATGTCCGACACGTCCGTTCCGGCCAACTGGTCCGACCGAGCGCGGACTTCGGTGGCGCACACCGCCTCCCCCGCCGCCAGGAAGTCCTTCCAGGCGCGGAAGTCCGACGGCGCGTCGTCCGACAGGACCACCACCTCCGCCAGCCCCGGCAGGCCGGGCAGCGGGCCCCGGGCGCCGTCCGCCGGTGCGCCCTCGCCCGCCGCCCTGCGCAGGGAGGCCACGTACGACGTGCCCAGGAACGTGCCCGTCACGAACAGCAGCCGCGCCCCGCTGCGGCGCAGGACGTCCGCCGCCTCCGTGCCCTTGAAGCGGGTGTTGAGCGGCACCAGGACCGCACCCGCCGTCACCGCGCCCAGGGCCGAGACGATCCAGTCCAGGGAGTTGGGGGCCCAGACCGCCACCCGGTCACCGGCCCGCACCCCGCTCGCCAGGCAGGCCGCCGCCGCCCGCTCGATGCGGGCGCCCAGTTCGGCGTACGTGATCCTGGTGCGCCCCTCGACCACGGCCTCCGCGTCCGCGTACCTCTCGGCCGACCACCGCACCAGCTCCGGGATGGTGTTCCACTCGCCCACGACGCCCCTCCCCGAACTCTCCGAACTCCTCGAACACACACAGCTGACTGACCGTCAGATTAGCTGTAATCTGACGCACTGTCAGGATGACAAGAGGGGGTCGCCATGGCAGTTGCCGGGCTGAAGGACGCCACCGCCATCGTCGGGATCGGGCAGAGCGCGTTCGCCAAGCACCTTCCGCAGGACGAGAAGACGCTCGCCTGCCGGGCCGTGCTCGCCGCGCTCGAGGACGCGGGGATCGCGCCCGGCGAGGTCGACGCCCTCGCCTCGTACACCATGGAGGAGACCGACGAGGTCGAGCTGGCCAAGGCCGTCGGGTTCGGGGATCTGACCTTCTTCAGCAAGGTGGGGTACGGCGGGGGCGGCTCCTGTGCCACCGTCGGCCACCTCGCCGCCGCCATCGCCTGCGGACAGGCCTCCGTCGGCGTCGCCTGGCGGTCCCGGAAACGGGGCAGCGGGCCCCGGCCCTGGACCAACACCACCGTCCAGCTGCCCACACCCGCCCAGTGGACCCGGCCCTTCGGACTGCTGCGGCCCGCCGACGAGATCGCCATGCTCACCCGGCGGTACATGCACGAGTACGGCGCCACCCGGGATCACCTGTTCAACGTCGCCCTCGCCTGCCGCAACCGGGCCAACCAGAACCCGGCCGCCGTCATGTACGAACGGCCGCTGACCCGCGAGATGTACATGACCTCCCGGTGGATCAGCGAGCCGCTCTGCCTCTTCGACAACTGCCTGGAGACGGACGGCGCCCTCGCCTGCGTGATCGTCGGCAGGGAGCGCGCCCGGGACTGCCGGCACGCCCCCGTCTATGTGCACTCCGCCGCCCAGGGGCTGCCCGCGCAACACCACGGCATGGTCAACTACTGGAACGACGACCCGCTCACCGGGCCCGCCTGGACCGCCGCCCGGCATCTGTGGAAGCACGCCGACTTCACGCCCGACGACGTGGACGTGGCGCAGGTCTACGACGCCTTCACCGCCCTCGTGCCGCTCTCGCTGGAGGGGTACGGCTTCTGCGGGCGGGGCGAGGGGGGCGCGTTCACCGAGGGCGGTGCCCTGGAGATCGGCGGGCGGCTGCCGCTCAACACCTCCGGCGGCGGGCTCTCCGAGGCCTACGTACACGGCTTCAACCTCGTCAACGAAGGAGTGAAGCAGCTGCGCGGCAGCAGTACCGCCCAGGTCCCCGGCGCCGCCACCTGCCTGGTCACCGCCGGCGAAGGGGTTCCCACCTCCGCCCTGCTCTTGAGGAACTGAGGAGTTGAGCCCAGCATGCTGACCCCTGTCACGGACGGCGACGGCGCCCCCTTCTGGGAGTACGCGGCCCAGGGCGAACTGCGCGTCCAGGCCTGCGCCGACTGCGGCGAACCCCGCTTCCCGCCCCGCCCCTGCTGCGCGCACTGCCAGTCGTTCGCGAGCCGGTGGCGGGCGGTGTCGGGGCGGGGACGGATCTGGTCGTACGTCGTTCCGCATCCGCCGCTCCTTCCCGACTACGCGCAGCAGGCGCCGTACAACGTCGTCGTCGTGGAGCTGGAGGACGCCCCGCGGATCCGGCTCGTGGGCAATGTGGTCGACCACGCCGGTGCGGCCCTCAACTCCCTCGACACGCAACGGATCCGGATCGGCGCCCGGGTGCACGTCGTCTTCGCGGACGGGCTGCCGCAGTGGGTGCTCGCGTGAGCACCGTCCGGGTCGGGACCGACAAGGACAGCGGGGTGGCCGTCGTCACGCTGGACCGGCCCGAGCGGCTCAACG
This region includes:
- a CDS encoding Zn-ribbon domain-containing OB-fold protein, translating into MLTPVTDGDGAPFWEYAAQGELRVQACADCGEPRFPPRPCCAHCQSFASRWRAVSGRGRIWSYVVPHPPLLPDYAQQAPYNVVVVELEDAPRIRLVGNVVDHAGAALNSLDTQRIRIGARVHVVFADGLPQWVLA
- a CDS encoding FadD3 family acyl-CoA ligase, which produces MGEWNTIPELVRWSAERYADAEAVVEGRTRITYAELGARIERAAAACLASGVRAGDRVAVWAPNSLDWIVSALGAVTAGAVLVPLNTRFKGTEAADVLRRSGARLLFVTGTFLGTSYVASLRRAAGEGAPADGARGPLPGLPGLAEVVVLSDDAPSDFRAWKDFLAAGEAVCATEVRARSDQLAGTDVSDIIYTSGTTGRPKGAMITHEQTLRAYEIWSDLAGLRPTDRYLIVNPFFHTFGYKAGVIACLMRGAAMIPQPVFNVETALANIAAERVSVLPGPPTLHQQLLDHPARDSHDLSALRLVVTGAAVVPLRLVERLRGELGVETVLTAYGLSEASGVVTMCRRADAPSVIASTSGRAIPGTEVRVQDATGTLLPPGVPGEVLVRGFHVMRGYYDDPRATSEAVSADGWLRTGDVGVLDEAGNLRITDRIKDMFIVGGFNAYPAEIEQLLGLHPDVREVAVIGVPDPRLGEVGRAFVVRRPGSVLTEDDLIAWSRREMANYKVPRTVEFVRELPRNAGGKVVKGVLRAG
- a CDS encoding lipid-transfer protein, with the protein product MAVAGLKDATAIVGIGQSAFAKHLPQDEKTLACRAVLAALEDAGIAPGEVDALASYTMEETDEVELAKAVGFGDLTFFSKVGYGGGGSCATVGHLAAAIACGQASVGVAWRSRKRGSGPRPWTNTTVQLPTPAQWTRPFGLLRPADEIAMLTRRYMHEYGATRDHLFNVALACRNRANQNPAAVMYERPLTREMYMTSRWISEPLCLFDNCLETDGALACVIVGRERARDCRHAPVYVHSAAQGLPAQHHGMVNYWNDDPLTGPAWTAARHLWKHADFTPDDVDVAQVYDAFTALVPLSLEGYGFCGRGEGGAFTEGGALEIGGRLPLNTSGGGLSEAYVHGFNLVNEGVKQLRGSSTAQVPGAATCLVTAGEGVPTSALLLRN